In a single window of the Elaeis guineensis isolate ETL-2024a chromosome 8, EG11, whole genome shotgun sequence genome:
- the LOC140851151 gene encoding uncharacterized protein produces the protein MLHIDGASNAQGSGAGLILTNSEEVVTEYALRFNFKASNNQAKYEALLVGLKIAKELEIYSLKVFTDSQLIVGQIKGEFEICDPIMMYFQKVKDFTTSLKYFEIFHILRNENARIDILSRLATTAFNSLGQIFVEYLEQSSIDKVEEVQKVPSFSHWVVSLP, from the coding sequence ATGCTGCACATTGATGGAGCGTCTAATGCACAAGGTAGTGGAGCTGGCCTCATACTCACGAACTCCGAAGAGGTAGTCACTGAGTACGCCCTTCGGTTCAactttaaagcctcaaataatcaagccaaATATGAAGCACTTTTGGTCGGCTTGAAGATAGCCAAAGAGCTTGAGATTTACAGTTTGAAGGTCTTCACTGACTCACAACTGATCGTTGGACAGATCAAAGGTGAATTTGAGATCTGCGACCCCATTATGATGTACTTTCAAAAAGTGAAAGATTTTACGACAagcttgaaatattttgagatctttcacattctTAGAAACGAAAATGCTCGGATCGACATACTTTCACGACTAGCTACTACTGCTTTCAACTCGCTGGGTCAGATATTTGTTGAATACCTCgaacagtcgagtattgataaagtcgaggAG